Proteins encoded together in one Lathyrus oleraceus cultivar Zhongwan6 chromosome 5, CAAS_Psat_ZW6_1.0, whole genome shotgun sequence window:
- the LOC127084231 gene encoding nucleotide pyrophosphatase/phosphodiesterase, whose translation MIGIKMILVILWFFFMKLRMSLGDIGEQPLSKIAIHKTILALHASASITASPFLLGNKNEDTEWVTVNLESPEPAIDDWVGVFSPGNLNSSTCAPNPGGIGWVETPYICTAPIKYKYANHSNPNYKNTGKTTLKFRLINQRSDFSFALFSGGLSNPQLVAVSNSIAFENPKAPVYPRLAHGKSWNEMTVTWTSGYDIDEAVPFVEWGPKGGRQIQSAAGTLTFNRNSMCGEPARTVGWRDPGFIHTSFLKELWPNMRYTYRLGHFLSDGSYVWSKRYSFKASPYPGQNSLQRVIIFGDMGKAERDGSNEYADYQPGSLNTTDQLIKDLDNFDIVFHIGDLPYSNGYISQWDQFTAQVQEISSTVPYMIASGNHERDWPNTGSFFNTPDSGGECGVPAETMYYFPAENRAKFWYATDYGMFRFCIADSEHDWREGSEQYKFIENCLATVDRKQQPWLIFAAHRPLGYSSNSWYAMEGSFEEPMGRESLQGLWQKYKVDIAFYGHVHNYERVCPIYQNQCVNKEKYHYSGTVNGTIHVVVGGGGSHLSDFTASPPVWSIFRDRDYGFGKLTAFNHSYLLFEYKKSSDGKVYDSFTISRDYRDVLACVRDGCEKTTLAT comes from the exons AACGAGGATACAGAATGGGTGACAGTAAACCTTGAGTCCCCTGAACCTGCCATTGATGATTGGGTTGGAGTTTTTTCTCCTGGAAACTTAAA TTCATCAACATGTGCACCCAACCCCGGTGGCATTGGATGGGTAGAAACTCCATATATATGCACAGCTCCAATAAAG TATAAGTATGCCAACCATTCAAATCCGAACTACAAAAATACAGGAAAAACTACTTTGAAGTTCCGATTGATCAATCAACGTTCAGATTTCTCCTTTGCACTATTTTCAGGTGGATTATCCAAT CCTCAACTTGTGGCAGTTTCCAACTCTATAGCATTTGAAAATCCTAAAGCGCCCGTGTATCCGCGACTTGCTCATGGCAAGTCTTGGAATGAA ATGACAGTTACATGGACGAGTGGATATGACATAGATGAAGCTGTACCCTTTGTGGAATGGGGTCCAAAGGGAGGAAGACAGATACAATCTGCTGCAGGAACATTGACATTTAACCGTAACAGCATGTGTG GTGAACCAGCACGAACGGTTGGCTGGCGCGATCCTGGTTTCATACACACAAGTTTCCTTAAAGAACTTTGGCCAAATATGAG GTACACCTATAGGTTGGGACATTTCTTGTCTGATGGTTCTTATGTATGGAGTAAGAGGTATTCATTCAAGGCGTCTCCATATCCTGGACAGAACTCGTTGCAACGTGTAATCATATTCGGTGACATGGGAAAG GCTGAGCGTGATGGTTCGAATGAATATGCTGATTATCAACCTGGTTCGCTTAACACGACAGACCAGCTCATCAAGGATTTAGAcaactttgacattgttttccACATAGGAGATCTTCCATATTCAAATGGATACATCTCACAGTGGGACCAATTCACAGCTCAAGTGCAAGAAATCTCTTCCACAGTTCCATATATGATAGCAAG TGGAAACCATGAACGCGATTGGCCAAACACAGGCTCATTCTTCAATACTCCAGATTCTGGTGGAGAATGTGGAGTTCCTGCAGAAACCATGTACTATTTTCCTGCTGAGAATAGAGCCAAATTCTGGTATGCAACAGATTACGGCATGTTTCGTTTCTGTATAGCAGACAGTGAGCATGACTGGAGAGAAGGATCAGAACAGTACAAATTCATTGAAAATTGTCTAGCAACGGTCGATCGAAAACAACAACCATGGTTAATCTTCGCAGCACATCGCCCCCTCGGTTACTCTTCTAACTCTTGGTATGCCATGGAAGGGTCATTTGAAGAGCCCATGGGAAGGGAAAGTTTGCAAGGACTTTGGCAGAAGTATAAAGTAGACATTGCATTTTATGGTCATGTCCATAACTATGAAAGAGTATGCCCCATTTATCAGAACCAATGTGTGAATAAGGAAAAATACCATTACTCTGGAACTGTGAATGGAACAATTCATGTGGTTGTTGGAGGAGGGGGGAGTCACTTGTCAGACTTCACTGCATCACCTCCTGTTTGGAGTATTTTCAGGGATAGAGACTATGGTTTTGGCAAATTGACAGCATTTAATCACTCATATCTGTTGTTTGAGTACAAGAAAAGTAGTGATGGAAAGGTGTATGACTCTTTCACCATTTCCAGGGACTATAGAGATGTCTTGGCTTGTGTGCGTGATGGTTGTGAGAAAACAACCTTAGCGACATGA